The Achromobacter pestifer genome includes a region encoding these proteins:
- a CDS encoding GntR family transcriptional regulator: MPKTPTPKRLQEDSAPAASLGEQAYIAIKRMILTQELRAGDQINVAQLSEQLSLGRSPIHLAIHRLDREGLVDILPRKGILVKAETIDSFLELISARLLVEPHLTGLAVDNATPALLERLQALVAAGWECHERQDRLGSMEIDRRFHQTLYEAARNDILAEFAGSLLDRSMRLWFRPPAGKAEKPNVAELEDLYNMVERGDKRAAVRKMEQHIGSVRGKFLSRE, encoded by the coding sequence ATGCCCAAAACCCCTACTCCCAAGCGATTGCAGGAAGACAGCGCGCCGGCGGCTTCGCTCGGCGAACAGGCGTATATCGCGATCAAGCGCATGATCCTCACGCAGGAGCTGCGCGCCGGGGACCAGATCAATGTCGCGCAACTGAGCGAACAGCTGTCGCTGGGCCGCAGCCCCATCCATCTGGCCATACACCGGCTGGACCGCGAGGGCCTGGTGGACATCCTGCCGCGCAAGGGCATCCTGGTCAAAGCCGAAACCATAGACAGCTTCCTGGAGCTGATCTCCGCGCGCCTGCTGGTCGAACCGCACCTGACCGGCCTGGCTGTGGACAATGCCACGCCGGCGCTGCTGGAACGCTTGCAAGCGCTGGTGGCGGCAGGTTGGGAATGCCATGAGCGCCAGGACCGCCTGGGCAGCATGGAGATCGATCGCAGGTTCCACCAGACGTTGTACGAAGCCGCGCGCAATGACATCCTGGCGGAATTCGCCGGCAGCCTGCTGGACCGTTCCATGCGCCTGTGGTTCCGTCCGCCCGCGGGCAAGGCCGAAAAACCCAACGTGGCCGAACTGGAAGACCTGTACAACATGGTCGAGCGCGGCGATAAAAGGGCCGCGGTGCGCAAGATGGAGCAGCACATCGGCTCCGTGCGCGGCAAGTTCCTCTCTCGCGAATAA
- a CDS encoding Bug family tripartite tricarboxylate transporter substrate binding protein, which produces MKKTVLAAALALASVNAAADTFPSQPMTLIVPYTAGGSSDALARALGKAIAKNSGANIIVENRPGGSTVIGAQALLGKPADGNTVLLIAASFVINPYLLSQLPYDSVKDFQPVTQLASNPHVLVVGPKVPAGDLNAFLAWAKSQGDKATFSSFGNGSSGHLGFEMLKKQAGLGTMHVPYKGAAPATMAVLSGEVDATLGDVGVVAPHVQAGKLRALAVAGKVRTPALPDVPTFAEAGLPGFESQTWMGLLTRTGVPADRVQRLNQMYSEALQDADVRQILAQQGMVAAASTPDAFTAFMKAESAKYGQAIKDGNVRLD; this is translated from the coding sequence GTATTGGCCGCCGCGCTGGCGCTGGCCAGCGTGAACGCCGCCGCTGACACGTTTCCGTCGCAGCCCATGACGCTGATCGTGCCGTACACCGCGGGCGGGTCCTCGGATGCGCTGGCGCGGGCGCTGGGCAAGGCCATTGCGAAGAACTCGGGCGCCAACATCATCGTCGAGAACCGTCCGGGCGGCAGTACCGTGATCGGCGCGCAAGCCTTGCTGGGCAAGCCGGCGGACGGCAACACCGTGCTGCTGATCGCGGCCAGCTTCGTCATCAATCCTTACCTGCTGAGCCAGCTGCCTTATGACAGCGTGAAGGACTTCCAGCCCGTCACGCAGCTAGCGTCCAACCCGCATGTGCTGGTGGTCGGACCCAAGGTGCCGGCTGGCGATCTCAATGCGTTCCTGGCCTGGGCCAAGAGTCAGGGAGACAAGGCGACCTTCTCGTCGTTCGGCAACGGCTCTTCGGGCCACTTGGGCTTCGAGATGCTGAAAAAGCAGGCAGGCCTGGGCACGATGCACGTGCCGTACAAGGGCGCGGCGCCCGCCACCATGGCCGTGCTGAGCGGCGAAGTGGATGCGACCCTGGGCGATGTGGGCGTGGTCGCGCCGCATGTCCAGGCGGGCAAGCTGCGCGCATTGGCGGTGGCAGGAAAGGTGCGCACGCCCGCGCTGCCTGATGTACCGACCTTTGCCGAGGCGGGCCTGCCGGGCTTCGAATCGCAAACCTGGATGGGATTGCTGACGCGTACCGGCGTGCCCGCGGACCGCGTGCAGCGCTTGAACCAGATGTATTCGGAAGCGCTGCAGGATGCCGATGTGCGCCAGATCCTGGCGCAGCAGGGCATGGTGGCGGCGGCCTCGACGCCCGACGCATTCACGGCGTTCATGAAGGCGGAGTCCGCCAAATACGGACAGGCCATCAAGGACGGCAACGTGCGACTCGACTGA